A single window of Leptolyngbya ohadii IS1 DNA harbors:
- a CDS encoding cysteine hydrolase — protein sequence MNPKQTALVLIEYQNDFTSEGGTLHEGVKAVMDSTNMLSNTVETVEQARARGVTIVHAPITFTDDYHELTSQPYGILKGVVDTKSFRQGTWGAEIVDVLKPEPTDIVVEGKRGLCGFASTNLDFILRSRGITNIALGGFLTNCCVESTMRTGYEKGYNVVTLKDCTAALSEEEQRLAVEKNYPMFSQPMNHDEFLAQLSQEKVAV from the coding sequence ATGAACCCAAAACAAACAGCATTGGTATTGATCGAATATCAAAACGATTTCACCTCCGAGGGTGGAACCTTACATGAGGGTGTGAAAGCGGTGATGGACAGTACAAATATGCTCAGCAACACAGTAGAGACAGTGGAACAGGCAAGAGCAAGGGGAGTCACGATCGTCCACGCTCCGATTACATTTACCGATGATTACCACGAATTAACTTCGCAACCCTACGGTATTTTGAAGGGCGTAGTAGACACAAAATCCTTCCGTCAGGGCACTTGGGGCGCGGAAATTGTAGATGTTCTCAAACCCGAACCGACGGACATTGTGGTTGAGGGAAAGCGTGGATTATGTGGTTTTGCCAGTACCAATCTGGACTTTATCCTGCGGAGTCGCGGCATCACGAACATCGCCCTCGGTGGCTTCCTAACGAATTGCTGTGTGGAGTCAACCATGCGAACCGGGTACGAAAAGGGCTACAACGTGGTGACGCTGAAAGACTGTACGGCTGCTCTCAGCGAGGAGGAACAACGCCTTGCGGTCGAGAAAAACTATCCGATGTTTTCTCAACCCATGAACCACGACGAGTTTCTGGCGCAACTGAGTCAGGAGAAGGTTGCTGTCTAG
- a CDS encoding ABC transporter ATP-binding protein: protein MQILNSTNLELAPPALQKPFLAIENVSKSYPTPSGEPYPVLKDVNLTVQEGEFICVIGHSGCGKSTLLNMVAGFNQPTEGEIRLQNNRITKPGPDRMVVFQNYSLLPWKTAFENIYLGINSVWRKKSKSEKEAIVRDHLNMVGLSEAADKKPKALSGGMKQRVSIARALALRPQVLILDEPFGALDPITREELQDELMKIWTEHRTTVLMITHDIDEALLLADRVVMMTNGPAATIGEILEVPFARPRNRVQVTEDPRYYDLRTQAMEFLYRRYAHLEE, encoded by the coding sequence ATGCAAATTTTGAACTCCACAAATCTTGAACTTGCACCGCCCGCCCTGCAAAAGCCGTTCCTCGCGATCGAGAATGTCTCAAAGTCCTACCCCACGCCGAGCGGTGAACCCTATCCGGTGCTGAAAGACGTCAATCTCACGGTGCAGGAAGGCGAATTTATCTGCGTCATTGGGCACTCTGGCTGCGGTAAATCAACTCTGCTGAACATGGTGGCGGGTTTTAATCAGCCGACGGAAGGCGAAATCCGCCTGCAAAACAACCGCATCACCAAACCCGGCCCCGATCGCATGGTGGTATTTCAAAACTATTCGCTGCTGCCCTGGAAGACGGCGTTTGAGAATATCTACCTCGGCATTAATTCCGTGTGGCGCAAGAAGTCCAAGTCGGAGAAAGAGGCGATCGTTCGCGACCACTTAAACATGGTGGGCTTGAGCGAAGCCGCAGACAAAAAGCCAAAGGCATTATCGGGCGGGATGAAGCAGCGAGTCAGTATTGCCCGTGCCCTGGCGCTGCGTCCCCAAGTGCTAATTCTGGATGAGCCGTTTGGTGCACTCGACCCGATCACCCGCGAGGAACTCCAGGATGAGCTAATGAAAATCTGGACGGAGCATCGCACAACCGTTCTGATGATTACCCACGATATCGATGAGGCGCTACTGCTTGCCGATCGCGTCGTGATGATGACCAACGGACCTGCGGCAACGATCGGGGAAATTCTGGAAGTGCCCTTTGCCCGTCCGCGTAACCGGGTTCAGGTGACGGAAGACCCCCGCTACTACGATCTGCGAACTCAGGCGATGGAATTCCTCTACCGCCGCTATGCTCACCTGGAAGAGTAG
- a CDS encoding CmpA/NrtA family ABC transporter substrate-binding protein, translated as MSKISRRNFLVTAGATTAATLLMHGCSSSSRSNEAATSSSTTASPVSAADAPEVTTAKLGFIALTDAAPLIIAKEKGLFAKYGMPDVEVSKQASWAVTRDNLELGSKSGGIDGAHILTPMPYLMTTGKITKGNQPVPMYILSRLNTNGQGITLANDYKGLNVAANSAPLKDAFAKAKSGGKEIKCAVTFPGGTHDLWMRYWLAAGGIDPNKDVSVIVVPPPQMVANLKVGNMDAFCVGEPWNAQTVNQQIGVSAITTGEFWKDHPEKAFAMRADWVDQHPKAAKALLMAVQEAQIWCEKPENKAEMVDIISGREWLKVPKDDILGRLQGNFDFGNGRKLENSELLMKFWENGASYPYKSHDLWFVTEDVRWGYLPANTDLKALVDKVNREDLWREAAKAIGQEAAIPSSTSRGVETFFDGVKFDPENPEAYLNGLKIKKV; from the coding sequence ATGTCCAAGATTTCGAGACGCAATTTTCTGGTAACGGCTGGCGCAACCACAGCAGCAACGCTTTTGATGCACGGCTGTAGTTCTTCTTCCAGGTCGAACGAAGCTGCAACTTCCTCTTCCACGACAGCTTCCCCAGTGTCGGCAGCGGACGCACCGGAAGTCACTACCGCAAAACTCGGCTTCATTGCCCTCACCGATGCGGCTCCGCTGATTATCGCGAAGGAAAAAGGCTTGTTTGCGAAGTACGGAATGCCCGATGTGGAAGTGAGCAAGCAGGCATCCTGGGCAGTGACCCGCGACAACCTGGAACTGGGTTCTAAGAGCGGTGGTATCGATGGTGCACATATCCTGACGCCGATGCCTTACCTGATGACTACAGGCAAGATCACCAAGGGCAACCAGCCCGTGCCGATGTACATCCTGTCGCGCCTCAACACCAATGGTCAGGGCATTACGCTGGCAAACGATTACAAAGGGCTAAACGTCGCGGCTAACAGTGCCCCTCTGAAAGATGCCTTTGCTAAGGCGAAATCGGGCGGCAAGGAAATCAAGTGTGCCGTTACCTTCCCCGGTGGCACCCACGATCTCTGGATGCGCTACTGGCTGGCTGCGGGTGGCATTGATCCCAACAAGGATGTCTCTGTCATCGTCGTACCGCCGCCTCAGATGGTTGCAAACCTCAAAGTGGGCAACATGGATGCCTTCTGCGTAGGTGAACCCTGGAACGCTCAAACCGTTAACCAGCAAATCGGTGTCTCTGCCATTACGACCGGCGAATTCTGGAAGGATCACCCTGAAAAAGCATTTGCAATGCGGGCAGACTGGGTAGATCAGCATCCGAAGGCGGCAAAAGCTCTGCTGATGGCAGTTCAGGAAGCACAAATCTGGTGCGAGAAGCCCGAAAATAAAGCCGAAATGGTAGACATCATCTCCGGTCGCGAATGGCTGAAGGTGCCCAAAGATGACATCCTCGGACGCCTCCAGGGGAACTTCGACTTCGGCAACGGTCGCAAGCTGGAGAACAGCGAACTGCTAATGAAGTTCTGGGAGAACGGCGCATCCTATCCCTACAAGAGCCACGACCTCTGGTTCGTCACCGAAGATGTGCGCTGGGGCTACCTACCTGCCAACACAGATCTCAAGGCACTGGTTGATAAAGTCAACCGCGAAGATCTCTGGCGCGAAGCAGCAAAGGCGATCGGTCAGGAAGCTGCCATTCCCAGCAGCACTTCTCGCGGCGTGGAAACCTTCTTTGATGGCGTCAAGTTCGATCCGGAAAACCCAGAGGCATACCTCAACGGATTGAAAATCAAGAAGGTCTAA
- a CDS encoding ferredoxin--nitrite reductase produces MTSVISPQATSLNKFEKIKAEKDGLAVKQDLSHFAQIGWEAIDEADRDYRLKWLGVFFRPVTPGEFMMRLRMPSGVMNSQQMNVLADIVQRYGNSGNADITTRQNLQLRGIRIEDIPDIFDRMDAVGLTSVQSGMDNVRNITASPVAGLDADELIDVRDLVQQLQDMITGNGQGNPEFTNLPRKFNIAIEGGRDNSVHAEINDIAFVPAYAPSGELGFNVVVGGFFSAKRCEAAIPLNVWVSTAQVIPLCRAILEVYRDNGLRANRQKSRLMWLIDEWGLDRFRSEVEQQLGQSLAPAAPKDEIDWEKRDHIGVYPQKQPGLNYVGLHVPVGRLFAADMYDLARLAEVYGNGEIRLTVEQNVIIPHVPDSRLDALLQEPLLQKFSVNPALLSRSLVSCTGAQFCNFALIETKNRATALIRELESELNLSRSVRIHWTGCPNSCGQPQVADIGLMGTKTRKDGKTVEGVDLYLGGKVGKDAHLGTCVQKGIPCDDLKPVLRDLLIQQFGATPKTV; encoded by the coding sequence GTGACCAGCGTGATTAGCCCTCAAGCAACTAGCTTGAATAAGTTTGAAAAAATTAAAGCCGAAAAGGACGGACTGGCAGTTAAGCAAGACCTGTCTCACTTCGCCCAGATTGGCTGGGAAGCCATTGACGAAGCCGATCGGGACTATCGCCTGAAGTGGCTGGGCGTGTTCTTCCGTCCCGTGACCCCCGGTGAATTCATGATGCGGCTGCGGATGCCGTCGGGCGTCATGAACAGTCAGCAAATGAACGTTCTCGCGGACATTGTGCAGCGGTACGGGAATAGCGGCAACGCCGACATTACTACCCGCCAGAATCTTCAGCTTCGCGGCATTCGGATTGAGGATATTCCCGATATTTTCGATCGCATGGATGCCGTCGGTTTAACCAGCGTGCAGTCTGGTATGGACAACGTCCGCAATATCACCGCTTCCCCGGTTGCCGGACTCGATGCAGATGAATTAATCGACGTGCGCGATCTGGTACAGCAATTGCAGGATATGATTACCGGAAACGGTCAGGGGAATCCGGAATTTACGAATCTGCCGCGCAAGTTTAATATTGCAATTGAGGGCGGCAGAGATAATTCGGTACATGCTGAAATTAACGATATTGCCTTTGTTCCGGCATACGCCCCGTCCGGCGAACTCGGTTTTAATGTAGTGGTTGGAGGCTTCTTCTCGGCAAAACGCTGTGAGGCAGCAATTCCGCTCAATGTCTGGGTTTCCACTGCACAGGTGATCCCCCTCTGCCGAGCCATCCTGGAAGTTTACCGGGACAACGGACTGCGGGCAAATCGGCAAAAATCGCGCTTGATGTGGCTGATCGATGAATGGGGACTCGATCGCTTCCGCAGTGAAGTTGAGCAGCAGTTAGGACAATCCCTTGCTCCGGCGGCTCCCAAAGACGAAATCGACTGGGAAAAGCGCGACCACATCGGCGTTTATCCGCAAAAGCAGCCCGGCTTGAATTACGTGGGACTTCACGTTCCCGTTGGACGGCTATTTGCTGCGGATATGTACGACCTGGCACGGCTGGCAGAGGTTTACGGCAACGGCGAAATTCGGCTGACGGTCGAGCAAAATGTGATTATTCCCCATGTGCCCGACTCCCGGCTGGATGCCCTGTTGCAGGAACCCCTGCTGCAAAAGTTTTCCGTCAATCCCGCTCTGCTGAGTCGATCGCTGGTGTCTTGCACAGGTGCTCAGTTCTGCAACTTTGCCCTGATCGAAACCAAAAATCGAGCAACGGCACTGATCCGCGAACTGGAATCTGAACTGAACCTATCGCGATCGGTTCGCATTCACTGGACAGGTTGCCCCAATTCCTGCGGTCAGCCCCAGGTAGCGGACATTGGATTGATGGGCACAAAAACCCGTAAGGACGGCAAAACCGTTGAAGGGGTTGATTTATACCTGGGCGGCAAGGTTGGCAAGGATGCTCATCTGGGCACCTGTGTTCAGAAGGGGATTCCCTGCGATGACCTTAAGCCCGTTCTGCGCGATCTGCTAATTCAGCAGTTTGGCGCAACGCCAAAAACGGTTTAA
- a CDS encoding ABC transporter ATP-binding/substrate-binding protein (This model describes the ATP binding subunits of ATP-binding cassette (ABC) transporters for nitrate transport, or for bicarbonate transport, in bacteria and archaea.) — translation MSSFVHIDHIDQVFPLANGGEYIALKNINLQIKKGEFITLLGHSGCGKSTLLNIVAGLAKPAAGGVILEGRQVTKPGPDRMVVFQNYSLLPWLTVRQNIALAVNRVLRDKPEAERQAIVEEHIDLVHLRHAADKRPGQLSGGMKQRVAIARALALRPKVLLLDEPFGALDALTRSGLQDQLMQIAQQNELTCIMVTHDVEEALLLSDRVVMLTNGPESHIGQILEVPFDRPRERLAVMGHPSFYSLRNEVNYFLNQQKKAKQRQVIQVVPGNGLEKINLEIGFIPLTDCAPLAVAQEKGFFQKHGLEQVTLSREPGWKAIADGITSGRLDASQMVAGMPIALSLGMKGMQPTPIVTGMVLSRNGNAITLSKRFYNQGVRSLEDLKTGIERNRDKVLTLAVVHPASMHNLMLRYWLASGGIDPDHDVNIVMIPPTQMVTALKTGAIDGYCVGEPWNSRAVQEDLGYVIATDLDIWSGHLEKVLGVREEWANRYPQTHIALVKALLEACEYCDDRRNREEIAEILARPEYIGTSVEYIRPGLVTPYDRGMGEAPSSLLRYNQFYVDRTNCPYRVEGLWIMTQLARWGITPFPRNWVDVLERTRRVDVFGAAARDLGMLDIEPNRRPVTLSDGTVFNPDDPVGYLNSLAIKRDVRIEEVSLDMVPASR, via the coding sequence ATGTCTTCCTTCGTTCATATCGATCACATCGATCAAGTCTTCCCCCTTGCCAACGGCGGTGAATATATCGCCCTCAAGAACATCAACCTGCAAATCAAAAAAGGTGAATTTATCACGCTGCTAGGACATTCCGGCTGCGGTAAGTCTACCCTGCTTAACATCGTTGCCGGACTCGCTAAACCTGCGGCGGGCGGTGTGATCCTGGAAGGGCGACAGGTGACAAAGCCTGGACCCGATCGCATGGTGGTGTTCCAAAACTATTCGCTGCTGCCCTGGCTCACGGTGCGTCAGAATATTGCCCTGGCAGTTAATCGGGTGCTGCGCGACAAGCCCGAAGCGGAACGGCAGGCGATCGTGGAAGAACACATCGATCTGGTGCATTTGCGTCATGCAGCAGATAAGCGACCGGGACAGCTTTCCGGCGGGATGAAACAGCGGGTGGCGATCGCACGGGCACTGGCTCTGCGTCCGAAGGTGCTGCTGCTGGATGAGCCGTTTGGCGCACTGGATGCCCTGACTCGGAGCGGACTCCAGGATCAGTTAATGCAGATTGCTCAGCAGAACGAGCTGACCTGCATTATGGTGACGCACGATGTCGAAGAGGCTTTGCTATTGTCCGATCGCGTCGTGATGCTGACCAATGGACCCGAATCCCACATTGGGCAAATTCTGGAAGTTCCGTTCGATCGTCCGCGTGAGCGATTGGCGGTGATGGGTCATCCCAGCTTCTACAGTCTACGGAACGAAGTGAACTACTTCCTGAACCAGCAGAAGAAAGCCAAGCAGCGTCAGGTGATTCAGGTGGTTCCGGGCAATGGTCTGGAGAAAATTAACCTGGAGATTGGCTTTATCCCCCTGACGGACTGTGCGCCGCTGGCGGTTGCCCAAGAGAAAGGATTCTTCCAGAAGCATGGCTTAGAGCAAGTCACCCTCTCCCGCGAACCGGGCTGGAAAGCGATCGCCGACGGAATTACGAGCGGTCGCCTGGATGCGTCGCAAATGGTGGCAGGAATGCCGATCGCCCTCAGTTTGGGCATGAAGGGAATGCAGCCGACGCCGATCGTCACCGGGATGGTGCTGAGCCGCAACGGAAACGCGATTACGCTGAGCAAGCGGTTTTATAACCAGGGAGTGCGATCGCTAGAAGATTTGAAAACGGGGATCGAGCGGAACCGGGACAAGGTTTTAACGCTGGCGGTGGTTCACCCGGCATCGATGCACAATCTAATGCTGCGCTACTGGCTGGCTTCGGGTGGGATCGATCCCGATCATGACGTAAATATCGTGATGATTCCGCCAACCCAGATGGTGACTGCCCTGAAGACGGGCGCGATCGACGGCTACTGTGTGGGTGAACCCTGGAATTCCCGTGCGGTTCAGGAAGACTTAGGCTACGTGATCGCCACTGACCTGGATATCTGGTCGGGACACCTGGAGAAGGTGCTGGGCGTGCGGGAGGAATGGGCAAATCGCTATCCCCAAACCCACATTGCCCTGGTGAAGGCACTCCTGGAAGCCTGCGAATACTGTGACGATCGCCGCAACCGCGAAGAGATTGCCGAAATCCTTGCCCGTCCAGAATACATTGGCACATCGGTTGAGTACATTCGCCCCGGTCTGGTGACGCCCTACGATCGCGGTATGGGTGAAGCTCCCAGTTCGCTGCTGCGCTACAACCAGTTTTACGTCGATCGCACCAACTGCCCCTATCGGGTGGAAGGTCTGTGGATTATGACGCAGCTTGCTCGCTGGGGAATTACGCCTTTCCCGCGCAACTGGGTAGATGTACTGGAACGGACGCGTCGCGTAGATGTATTCGGTGCAGCAGCACGGGATCTTGGAATGCTCGATATTGAACCTAATCGTCGTCCGGTCACGCTCTCGGATGGAACCGTGTTCAACCCTGACGATCCGGTCGGCTATCTCAACAGCCTGGCGATCAAGCGCGACGTGCGAATCGAAGAAGTCAGCCTGGATATGGTTCCCGCATCTCGCTAG
- a CDS encoding HEAT repeat domain-containing protein: MPYFSHAMPEPTSEPGNYSGSMSPALHRALTTLEDSDFYARWEAAKQITACGVEAIDPLLHLLEDEPDEELTWYIARILGTFDHPLALHGLIHLLHSDSQDVAGMAAAALANFGVAAIPPLTNLLHQPQPRLLAIRALAQIHHPDVVPFLVQLTADPLADVRAMAIDALSRFNHSAAFSPTITEVFFAALTDPESSVRRSAVSALGVQAQSFNHSDFGSRALNSRDLIEALQPLLRDVDLEVCCQTALTLGRIGRPETIAPLNQALQSPTTPIPLQQAIIRAIGWTGTLEAVNCLQHALLSDCLPQESQLEIVMVLGRLKAVEAREAATQILLSLLDRQHSLSQTSKGKQTIVHSLGQLIENSEGVISVNSESNVEKADQMIDTLIPLLGDRDTGVQLHVVAALKDFDPHRVNLKLTTRMQDETISADLREGIKTALVERTRSIG, from the coding sequence ATGCCCTACTTCTCTCACGCAATGCCAGAACCAACCTCCGAGCCGGGAAACTACAGTGGATCGATGAGTCCTGCCCTACACCGTGCCCTAACTACTCTGGAGGATAGTGACTTTTATGCCCGCTGGGAAGCCGCGAAACAAATTACTGCCTGTGGCGTTGAGGCGATCGATCCCCTGCTGCATCTGCTGGAGGACGAGCCCGACGAGGAATTGACCTGGTACATCGCTCGCATTTTAGGCACCTTTGACCATCCGCTTGCCCTGCATGGCTTAATTCATCTCCTCCACTCCGACAGTCAGGATGTTGCGGGAATGGCAGCCGCTGCACTGGCAAACTTTGGCGTCGCCGCAATTCCTCCCCTAACCAATCTGCTGCACCAACCCCAGCCCCGACTGCTGGCAATCCGGGCACTGGCGCAAATTCACCATCCCGATGTTGTGCCGTTCCTGGTGCAGTTGACTGCTGATCCGCTGGCTGACGTTCGAGCTATGGCGATCGATGCCCTGAGCCGTTTTAACCATTCGGCAGCCTTTAGTCCCACCATCACGGAAGTTTTCTTTGCTGCCCTAACCGATCCCGAAAGCAGCGTCAGACGATCGGCGGTAAGTGCGCTGGGCGTTCAGGCACAAAGTTTTAATCACAGTGACTTTGGCAGCCGTGCTTTGAACAGCAGGGATTTAATCGAGGCACTGCAACCCCTGCTCCGGGATGTTGATCTAGAGGTTTGCTGCCAGACGGCTCTCACCCTGGGACGCATTGGCAGACCCGAAACAATCGCTCCCTTAAATCAAGCCCTGCAATCCCCCACAACACCGATTCCTCTGCAACAGGCAATTATTCGGGCGATCGGCTGGACTGGCACTCTGGAAGCGGTGAATTGTTTGCAGCATGCACTTCTTAGCGATTGTTTGCCGCAGGAAAGCCAGCTTGAAATCGTCATGGTTTTGGGACGGCTCAAGGCGGTGGAAGCCAGGGAAGCCGCAACCCAGATCCTACTCAGTCTGCTCGATCGCCAGCATTCCCTCAGTCAGACCAGCAAAGGTAAACAAACGATCGTTCATAGCCTGGGTCAACTGATTGAGAATTCAGAGGGAGTGATTTCGGTGAACTCAGAATCCAATGTAGAAAAAGCAGATCAGATGATCGATACGCTGATTCCGCTTTTGGGTGATCGAGACACAGGTGTACAGCTTCACGTGGTTGCAGCCTTGAAAGATTTTGATCCCCATCGAGTGAATCTTAAGCTAACAACCCGAATGCAGGATGAAACCATTTCTGCTGATCTGCGCGAAGGCATCAAAACGGCTTTGGTGGAGCGGACGCGATCGATCGGATGA
- the ntrB gene encoding nitrate ABC transporter permease, with product MAVITNRSRNSLASQLPSRISQFFKRSFPTIIALVVFLTIWQVLCSGPDATLPSPTKVIQETWDPLIIDPFFQGDGTDKGLFWQIVASLKRVAVGYTLAAVAGIGLGIVIGVSLFMYRALDPIFQVLRTIPPLAWLPISLAAFRDSQPAAIFVIFITAIWPVIINTAVGVRNIPQDYNNVAKVLQLSRVEYFFNVLLPAALPYIFTGLRIAIGLSWLAIIAAEMLTGGVGIGFFIWDAYNSGSLSEVILAVLYVGLVGLLLDRLISFIGHCIVPDEQG from the coding sequence ATGGCAGTTATTACCAATCGCTCCCGAAATTCCCTTGCATCTCAGCTTCCCTCCCGGATCTCCCAGTTCTTCAAACGATCGTTTCCCACAATTATTGCGCTGGTTGTATTCCTGACTATCTGGCAAGTGCTTTGCTCTGGTCCAGATGCCACCCTGCCCAGCCCGACTAAAGTAATTCAGGAAACCTGGGACCCGCTAATCATCGATCCCTTCTTTCAGGGTGACGGTACGGACAAGGGCTTATTCTGGCAGATTGTTGCCAGCTTGAAGCGGGTAGCGGTTGGATATACCCTGGCGGCGGTGGCTGGAATCGGCTTAGGCATTGTTATCGGAGTCAGTTTGTTCATGTATCGCGCCCTCGACCCCATCTTCCAGGTGCTGCGAACGATTCCCCCCCTGGCATGGTTGCCGATCTCCCTAGCAGCGTTCCGCGACTCTCAGCCTGCGGCGATCTTCGTGATTTTCATTACGGCAATTTGGCCCGTCATCATCAATACGGCAGTCGGTGTCCGCAACATTCCTCAGGATTACAACAACGTTGCCAAAGTGCTTCAGCTGTCCCGCGTCGAGTATTTCTTTAACGTCCTGCTTCCTGCCGCCCTCCCCTACATCTTCACCGGACTGCGAATTGCGATCGGTCTATCCTGGCTGGCGATCATCGCTGCGGAAATGCTGACTGGCGGTGTGGGAATCGGCTTCTTTATCTGGGATGCCTACAACAGCGGCAGCTTAAGCGAGGTAATTCTGGCAGTTCTCTACGTGGGTCTGGTGGGTCTGCTCCTCGATCGTCTGATCAGCTTCATCGGTCATTGCATCGTCCCCGACGAACAGGGCTAA
- a CDS encoding ABC transporter ATP-binding protein/permease yields MDRFNFSVFQQFWTIAKSYWGGDEKWQARGLLLGVVLFLLAYTGLSVLLNNKRGVLISALSAQDEPRFWQTVIIFIGVLVIYAPLLAGYTYLRDRLSLQWRRWLTHRFVERYFANRSYYNLQVFGTDIDNPDQRIAEDVRSFTQESLTFLLVLVESVLSVIAFSSVLWGISRPLVFFLVLYAVVGTVVTTFVFGKPLVRLNFEQLKKEANFRFSLVRIRENAESIAFYRGEERESNQVYDRFQAVFDNVKRLLVWELNLNILTNAYEFIPFILPALVVAPAIFAGEMEVGKVSEAQGAFVRVFFSLNVVVARFQALTTFGAGINRLYTFAAFLEEVEAQTDSGVEQPKIQTVTDDRLAVEHLTLQTPNYQRTLVDDLSIELPAGTGLLVMGASGCGKSSLLRAIAGLWNSGKGTIVRPEPEEMLFLPQRPYMVLGTLRDQLLYPNTDRSVTDEQLKQVLEQVNLAEIDDRFDGFDTEQDWADVLSLGEQQRLSFARLLLNKPKYAILDEATSALDLDNEEKLYQHLKALQGNSGDEPGTTFLSVGHRATLANYHQSVLRLGVDRSWKIEDTAIEQGKELSELS; encoded by the coding sequence ATGGATCGATTCAACTTCAGCGTCTTTCAGCAGTTCTGGACGATCGCCAAATCCTACTGGGGCGGCGATGAGAAATGGCAGGCGCGGGGGTTGCTGCTGGGAGTCGTCCTATTTTTGCTGGCATACACCGGACTAAGTGTATTGCTGAATAACAAGCGGGGGGTTTTAATTTCTGCCCTTTCTGCCCAGGACGAGCCGCGATTCTGGCAAACCGTAATTATTTTTATCGGCGTGCTGGTAATCTATGCCCCTCTGCTGGCAGGCTATACCTACTTGCGCGATCGTCTCAGTCTTCAGTGGCGGCGGTGGCTGACCCATCGGTTTGTCGAGCGCTACTTTGCCAATCGTTCCTACTACAATCTTCAGGTTTTTGGCACGGATATTGATAACCCGGATCAGCGGATCGCGGAGGATGTGCGGAGCTTTACCCAGGAGTCGCTGACCTTTCTGTTGGTGCTGGTGGAATCTGTGCTGTCGGTCATTGCCTTTAGCAGTGTGCTTTGGGGAATTTCCCGACCGCTGGTGTTCTTTTTGGTGCTGTATGCCGTGGTTGGAACGGTGGTCACGACCTTTGTGTTTGGCAAACCGCTGGTGCGGCTGAACTTCGAGCAGCTTAAAAAAGAAGCCAATTTTCGCTTTAGCTTGGTGCGAATTCGGGAAAACGCGGAGTCGATCGCCTTTTATCGAGGAGAGGAGCGGGAATCAAATCAGGTCTACGATCGGTTTCAGGCGGTGTTTGACAACGTGAAGCGGCTGCTGGTCTGGGAACTGAATCTCAATATTCTGACTAACGCCTACGAATTCATCCCGTTTATTTTGCCTGCCCTGGTCGTCGCGCCTGCCATTTTTGCGGGAGAGATGGAAGTGGGGAAAGTCTCGGAGGCGCAGGGCGCATTTGTCCGCGTCTTTTTCTCGCTTAACGTCGTGGTTGCCCGTTTCCAAGCATTGACCACCTTCGGAGCCGGAATCAACCGTCTTTATACCTTTGCCGCCTTTCTGGAAGAAGTCGAAGCGCAAACCGACAGCGGCGTGGAACAGCCCAAAATCCAGACCGTGACGGACGATCGCCTTGCCGTTGAACACCTGACTCTGCAAACGCCCAACTATCAGCGCACTTTAGTAGACGATCTCTCGATCGAACTGCCTGCTGGAACAGGATTACTGGTGATGGGCGCAAGCGGCTGTGGGAAAAGTTCTCTGCTGAGGGCGATCGCCGGACTGTGGAATTCGGGCAAGGGGACAATTGTGCGACCGGAACCGGAGGAAATGCTGTTTCTGCCGCAGCGTCCCTATATGGTGCTGGGAACTTTACGCGATCAGCTGCTCTATCCCAACACAGATCGATCGGTGACGGACGAACAGCTGAAACAAGTGCTGGAACAGGTCAACCTGGCTGAAATAGACGATCGCTTTGACGGCTTTGATACCGAGCAGGACTGGGCAGATGTTTTGTCTCTGGGTGAACAGCAGCGACTCAGCTTTGCCCGTCTCCTGCTCAACAAACCCAAATACGCCATCCTGGACGAAGCCACCAGCGCCCTCGATCTGGACAACGAGGAAAAACTGTATCAACATCTCAAAGCCTTGCAGGGAAATTCCGGCGACGAACCGGGAACGACTTTTCTCAGCGTGGGGCATCGGGCAACCCTGGCAAATTACCATCAGTCGGTTTTGAGGCTGGGAGTCGATCGATCGTGGAAGATTGAAGATACGGCGATCGAGCAGGGAAAGGAACTTTCGGAGTTGTCTTGA